tagtgcagaggcaaattactacgaaaacaataattgcaacagactaatacgaatataataagtgctacaaactactacgaataggataagtgcagtaaacaaatacaaattcaataagtgcaacaaactaatacgaatacagtaagtgctacgagggTATAAATAATGACATTGTTGCCACAATCAAATACGGTAGTGATGAAACGCATTGTCAGTGATTGTAGTGTAATCTATTTTGTTGAGTTAAGGGTGAAGTCTCTGAGTTACCTTAAGATGTCTCTGTgtctggggcttttattgtgaaggttaAAAccgaaagagaaagagggaaattGTGGTGaagtgcacaaacacaacaacaacaaaaaaatatcatacCAATATCAGCCTTTTATATTAGTTAGTTATCATATTAGTACATAATTTGCTGCTTAACCCTTTATACAGCAGCAAGCAAGTACTCTTAAGGATCATTCAATTTCatacacaaaatcacaaaatccTGTCTGTTATGCATTTTCTTGTTCTTTCATTTCATATAATTTcattactttgtttgtttggccaAATCCATGTTCAATTGAATCTTTGCTTTGTTTAGTTATCCGCGTCTTTATATTCATCTATTTGTGACGttgctttaaaataaagccTAAAATAAAGCCCACACAATTTCCCTTTCAATTTCCCCTAGCAGGTGCAAACAGACTTTGGTTACAATGCATTTGTGTTGTCTCAGCTTGTGGTGGTCTAGTGCTCCATCTAGTGGGTTGCATGACCCTAAACAGGCAAGGTCAATTCTATGGCAAGTATACGGAAACAATCTGTCCAAAAGTAGTAGTAAAGACATACCCCAGATACTGAGAATCAATTCTGTTGCACTTTTAGGCTAAGTAATCTAAATATTAGTGTTGTGCtattatagtttttatttttataaataaaacaaatgccaACAAGGGATTTATAGACAATCGTCAGTGTTTAAGGTGAagatttgcttttttaaaataaatgtatctttagATCCCATAATTTTCTTAATTCCCATAAATTTGTTGCCTTTTTCATGGCATGGTATTGTGTGTGCTGGCTAAACGAAACGCAACcttattaaaatgattgattacACCGGTGTATTTATTACACCCAGGACTCTTGCTTTTCCTCTTTTACAACAGTTTTCACAACTGCCAAGATACAAAACTGGCACTGGCGGTACCAGTAGTCTATATATTTATAGCATGctacaaattaaaatgtcaaagactCTCGATAATAGTGTTTTATACTCAGTACTTGTGATATATCAGTGAGCATGTGTAAAGTTGTGAGGCAAAAATGCCAATTTAGAAGAGTTTAtatagttttaaataaagtgtttgctTTTGGACGAGATGTATGataattagtttttgtttgtgtatttttttttatgtgtaaagtTTCGACATAAATGGCCCAGGTTtcaaaaattgtgttttagcaattccaaaaaaagagagaaacattcAACAATTTGCTTCTAGGATCTGTCAAACATGCAGACATTTTTGATTTCATATTCATACttatacatttgtaaataaagaaCTTCTCAAGTGAAAgccttcttacatacagtctacgacagtggttctcaaatgggggtacgtgaactccagggggtacttgagatttttaaagaatatatttaaaattagcatccattcaaaaatcctttcaaaatagttatttaataaatattcaataaaatacaagtgtaagttcatgaactgaattcaatgccacaatgcaatcttcagtgttgacagtttaataaatcagacactgatggcagagcactgtgtattacatctttttttcaaccaaaaattctttgcactggttagggggtacttggctaaaaagatatttcacagggggtacatcactgaaaaaaggttgagaaccactggtctacgGAATGGCCTATATCAGCTGCTAAAcgttcctctgtccttcacacaacactgacgccctatacaggaaaggacagagcaggctgttcttcctgatgtgctcaaggcattctaccagtctgtggtagccagtctGTCTGTTAGCCAGcaccctcttctttgctgtagtgtgctggggtggtggcatcaggactggagatgccaacaagctcaacaagctggtgaggaaagccagctctgtagCTGGACAGTctgtgggtgagaggaggatgaaggccatacaatccctctcaccctctccatgtaTGTGCCATATTTACCAaagtctgtgtagttgtatatgtgtatttattgtctgtgtagttgtatcagtatgtgtatttattgtcaccATGCAAgtgtatactgtacatttttttatttgtagttgtttttatagtatgtgtatttattgtctgtgtagttgtatagtatgtgtatttattgtctgtgtagttgtatagtatgtgtatttattgtctgtgtagttgtatagtatgtgtatttattgtctgtgtagttgtatagtatgtgtatttattgtctgtgtagttgtatagtatgtgtatttattgtctgtgtagttgtatagtatgtgtatttattgtctgtgtagttgtatagtatgtgtatttattgtctgtgtagttgtatagtatgtgtatttattgtctgtgtagttgtatagtatgtgtatttattgtctgtgtagttgtatagtatgtgtatttattgtctgtgtagttgtatagtatgtgtatttattgtctgtgtagttgtatagtatgtgtatttattgtctgtgtagttgtatagtatgtgtatttattgtctgtgtagttgtatagtatgtgtatttattgtctgtgtagttgtatagtatgtgtatttattgtctgtgtagttgtatagtatagtatgtgtatttattgtctgtttctgtgtagttgagctgctggggatcaataaaggaatataataatttcaAAGCTGCAGCCGTTCCTGCATGCAGCCGCTGGGGGCGCTGTGGTGCGCACAGAGCGGTGTTCGACCCTCTCAGCACCGTTAGCAGCGAGCTGACAGTTGCCTAGTGACGAAAAACTATCGACTGCTGCTGATTTCCTGCGTTTTCAAAAATCTCAACGCTGGCACTGTTTAGCTAGCGCGAagttttacaaacacacatttctccaGGGTATCTCGTCTCTACATCTGGAGTATTATTGGAGAAATTAAAGCGTTATCGTTGCCGGAAATGTGGTGTAGCGTTTTCAGCCTTTCAGGTCGCGTTATGAAGCCTTTCCAGGAACGATGAATAACTATGTCTTCATCAGGGTCGTGGGGAGAGGCAGCTATGGGGAGGTGAACCTGGTGAAACACAAAACCGACCGAAAACAGGTGAGAAACaatgcacaaataaacaaataaacaacgtGACGCTGTGGCTTTGACTCTCAGCAGACCGAGCTAAGCTTCAGCTAGCTTAAAGTTAGCTTAAAGTTAGCCTAAGTATGCTAAAACATCACAGGCAGGGTTACCCTCTTATACGTCATGTTTGAGATGTATGGAGCATGTGTTAGTCATATATAGTCATATCATTAGTTCATCTAACTTCTGTAAAAAACTGTAGTTTATCCTtaagatgcaaaacaacaacaacactactTCAGGAGAGGAGCTCCTATGTCAGTAtgtgctgccttcaggtgtTCACTAacattgacattacattacattacattacagtcatttagcagacgcttttatccaaagagacttacaataagtgtattcaacataggtattcaagagaactactagtcaccagaagtcataagtgcatctcctttcttaaacaagcatcttaaagcataaaccagagcaaaagtatagtgcagaggcaaattactacgaaaacaataattgcaacagactaatccgaatatagtaagtgctacaaactactacgaataggataagtgcagtaaacaaatacaaattcaataagtgcagcgaactgatacgaatacagtaagtgcaacaactaatacgagtgcaataagtgctacgaggaaggctcagggtagtacttctaaCAGACATCATTTGTTAGTCCCTGGTTCTTCATCTGTCATTAACTTTTGCTAAAAtcaagtacagtaccagtcaaaagtttggacacaccttctcattcaatggtttttctttatttatttttttctacattgtagattaatattgaagacatccaaactatgaaggaacacatatggacattatgtggtaaacaaacaaatgctcaacaaaccagaatatgttttatattttagattcttcaaagtagttgaatgagaaggtgtgtcaaacttttgactggtactgtatgtcagtAACTAAAACTGAGCTCCGTGCATTGCACCTGGTTGGAAATGCCtcagttttaatgtttgattccAAGCTTTTGGTTTCtgaatttgttcattttcacataataaaattacaaatactgtatgttttccGTTGTTCCCAACTGATTGAGAGTGACTgcatattttccattttttcccagTATGTTATTAAAAAGCTGAATTTAACCACCTCCTCCAAGCGGGAACGGCGTTCTGCAGAGCAGGAGGCACAACTTCTGTCCCAGCTGCGACATCCTAACATTGTGACATACAGGGAGTCCTGGGAAGGAGATGACTGCCAGCTGTACATTGTGATGGGTTTCTGTGAAGGCGGTGACCTTTATCATCGACTCAAACAGCAAAAGGGCGAACTCTTACCTGAGAGGCAGGTTGTGGAGTGGTTTGTCCAGATAGCCATGGCACTACAGGTATTGATTGGAAGTGAAAGCCATGCAAGGTCACACATCATTCAATTTCTTTATACAAGTTTGGGACATCTGaagtaatttgtgattttgcttTGCAGTACCTGCATGAGAGGAACATTCTTCACCGGGACCTTAAAACACAGAACATCTTCCTGACCAAGACTAACATCATCAAAGTTGGGGACCTTGGCATTGCACGAGTATTGGAGAACCAGAATGATATGGCCAGCACACTCATAGGGACCCCTTACTACATGAGTCCAGAGCTCTTCTCTAATAAACCCTATAACCACAAGGTAATATGGTTGTTTGCTCGTACACTGCATAATTTCTCCGTGACTGGTCATAGTAAATGCTTTACAAATTGATGTTATTTATTTCTAGTCAGATGTATGGGCTCTGGGCTGCTGTGTGTATGAAATGTCGACACTGAAACATGCCTTCAATGCCAAGGACATGAACTCACTGGTTTATCGCATTGTAGAAGGAAAGGTGGGTTtcatctttttacatttattttactagaTATTCTGTTAAGGTCAAGTttgaatggttttatttttgatacattattatacTTTTCCAGGTGACAGCGATcttctttttgcaaacagaTAACTCATTTAGTGCTTGGTCTGAGGCTTacttttgtttatcattttctaAGAGTCTCAGAAGAGTACCTGGATATTATTTTTAGCTCCATGAACAGACTTGGGTTTGGAATAGTCTTATCCTTGTCCCAAGgaaccacaaataaaaaagctgTAGGTTTCAATTTGTAACTTTAGCTTTCTTGAACAGAAGTTTGAtaattgtttctcttttatacagtattatacTTTTCTGAAACCTGATTctggaaatgtaatttatttcacaatgaCTTATAACATTTTTCTCTGGTTTATCTCATTAGCTGCCACAGATGCCCAGTAGGTATGATCTACAGTTGGGAGAACTAATCAAGAGCATGCTGTGTAAGAAACCTGAAGACAGGCCTGATGTCAAACTAATCCTCAGGCAGCCCTACATCAAACGACAAATTGCTATGTTCCTCGAGGCCACTAAAGAGTAGGTAGCACTGACCGCAGACTGACTTGCTGTTATTTCTAATGTCTTTAACGCTATTTTTTGTTtgcaaattgtatttatttctgtgtatgcCTAAATTGGAACCATTTTCTACTGTCAGATATATGTTTCTACCCCgctttttttgttcctttgcCAAAGTGTGCTGCTAGCATTAAGTAGAACCTATATCTTCTCTTACATGTATATGTTTGATTTGGTTCTTACTAGAAAAACTGCCAAGTCAAGAAAGAAAGCTGTTGGTGGCAGTGGTGACTGTAGGGCCAACAGTGGACCATCTGTGGTGTCTTGTCTGCCAAAGCCTGAGAGAATTCCCCAGCCTGAACCTTTGGCCAGGGTGAAACGGGTGAGTGACCATAGAATAGTAAGGTTGGTTTAACACTGACAACtcaattttgaagcttttaggTTACTCAGTGTtgaatttctgtgttttcacataTTGAAATGTATTCCAtgattttcttatatttcttatatGTTATAATAGACTAATATAccatgcagttttttgtttgccaCTAGAATATGGCTGGTATGGACAGTAATATGTTGGCCAAACGTAAACCGTGTCGGTTAATATGAATGCCTACAGTTAGCTGCTGTGCTTGGCAAATACTGGTATGAATCTGATTGGGGAATTTGTACAAACTCAACCAAAAGGGTATATTGATCTTGCAGCATTATCTTCAGATTAATAACCTACATGACAATGCATCCAGATTTCCAAATTCCTTAATTCCGTCCTGAATAAGTTCcattactgtatatttattttcaacatgtttgtgtAGATACATTCAAGTAGTGAGATGCCATAAACAGTCCAGTTGATTGCTCCAGTTGAACCTGTTTACCCAAGCTTCTTCACTTCTGATGTAAGCCAGGGAATTTTCaatgttaattatattttttgttttttctcttcatcctcAGAAAGAAGAGAAATCCCATCAACATAAAGTTCAGAACGGCCTCGGAGACTTCACTCCAGTCCAAACACCACGGCCACCCAAATCCTCCTCAGCTGATGCTCTTAATGCCAGCATCGCATCCCTGGCAACAATCAGCAACATTAATGTCCAGCTGCAGGAGGATGAGGACCTGATGAATAGACAGGTGAAGGGGCCCCAGTCAGTTGTGTCACACCACCGTATAGGTAATGAACCTATGACTCACAGTGTGTACAGCAAGGGAAGAGGAAAACCAgatccctctccccctccttcccctGTTAAGCCCCCTCTCAAGTCGGTATCAGGTGTTGGCAGTTGGGGAGCAGATGAGAGGAGGGCATCCAATGGATTGTTAGACATTCATCCACAGGCCACGCCCAGCCCTGGggatacattttctgtctgtgGGGAGAAACAGATGTCAGATGTGGGTGATAAGGATGATACCATGGAGTTACTTAAAGAGGCTGACATGCAGAACCCAAAGCTGGAAGTGAAGAGTGAGGGTGCTTTTTCTATCCATGAGAGGAGATCTGCACACAAATCCAACATAGAAAATATTGAAACGGTAGTGGAAGTAAATATGGACGGGAAAAGTGACACCGTTACCCTTCTCAAAGGAGCTCCGACACCACAACATACCTCAGACATCCAAGTAAGTGCTCTTAGTAATAGATTggcttttcctttgttttctcagGAAGAAATCTTGTCTAgttttttaacatgttattttatttcttcatagGATAGCCTAGAATCTACTGAAAAGCTGTTGGAGCCGCTCCCTCCAACACTGGTGAGCATTTCAATTCTTGTACTCATTCTGTGAACTCTAGCTACAATGATGCCCATAATCTGGCTGTGTAACATTACTAACACCCAAAGTGCAGAAAGTTTTTaagtgtaattgtgtgtgtttaggaaCCTGTTCGAGAGGAATCTCCTTTACCAGCTGTCCGACCGTTGGGTCCAACCGCTCCATACCAAGCTCCTCTGTACTTTTCATCAGACCCGTCTATaccacagcagcacagagggaGGGACATTAGACGGACACATGGGGATCAGGACAAGGTGAAGACGGATACATTAGCTTATGATAGTGACTTGAAACTTTGTATCTTGAAGTGCAAGTTGGGCtcttaaatcaaatataaaagtTACATGAGTAATTTTATCATTGAGGCTAGTGCCTCATGGGAGAACAGGAAATTTGAGAGAAGGAAGGTTTTACTCCTCCAGAAAGTGTTTCTGCATTTTGCTCAACTGCTGTCAAGTCTGACGTTTCTCTAAAACTAACCATCATAATGCATTTGTGAATGGACACTCATAATTAATGCTGAGTTCAAGTCAAGATATGATTGTTGGAACTATCTTCTAAAAGTACATGTTTTCTGCAGTACTGTAGCCAACAAGTAAATATGACAAATGTAAGACTTGAAATAACACAATGATCAATAGTCAGTTGATTCAATTCATCTTTTTAATatcttaatttatatatatttttttttattgcctccTGTTAGTCCAAGGTGACTGCTCCTAGACCTTTACCTCCACCTCCTGTTGAGAGCATAGCCGTGgacagcaggaagaggagcaggaggggcACAGAGGGCAAGAAAGCCAGTGAAGCTGCAACCTCCACATCAGTTAGTTCTTCTAAGGATGGATTCCTACCACTGCCACAGGTCAGAGTGCTCCTCTACCTACTTACTGTATACAGCCGCTTTACTGCAAAGACGTGTACATTTCTGAATATCCATTCTGCCTGAAGCATATAAAACGCATATTATTCAGTCATTGTAAAGCTTTTCAGGCCATAGTTTGgacaaaaatattgaataaatccaaaaatattaaaacattgtttatgtTCTAATTCTTTTTGTGGTGATGACTTTAAtatattggtttatttttgctGAAATCAGCAGATGCAGCCTATTAATTACAGAAAATATGGGTCAATTTTATTTTCAGGATCGTCTGCTGTCtgccagagagagaagaagactgAGGCAGTCCGGGGAGATTGCCAGCCAACCAGGTACTTACCGGTACTATCTTTTCCTAACTGAACCATGAAAGTTATCACTGGACCTATctcaaaaaacatcaataaaactTAAGTTATAGTAGGCTTGAATAAAGCACTCAAAAAGCTTTGGCATGCTCACATATACACTTAACCCCATCGGGAAGCAAACGTGCATGAGCACATTTTAGGTTGAATATTCTATACATTATTCCAAATCTACAGAGCAAAAGAAAACTAGTTGGtagtttacttttttcatgattacTTTCCTGCTCTTTCCACAGGTGTTAGTGTTATAAGAAGGGCATCTTATGACGTCTCCTCCACCAAGGATGAGCATTACAATGCTCCAGTTACTAGATCTGTTTCAGACTCTATCACTGGGACCAACTGTAAGGTACTGACAACCCATCACTGGGACATTCAATTTTACTTCATACAAAGGGAACTGCACTttttaacaatctttttttatcttttggtCGGCAAAAAAAGGCTGGATGTTCCTTGTAAATCTAATTTGATAATTTTACAGTGTCAAAAAGAAGGTCTCAACAGTGGGATGTGTTTCGTTACAGCAGGATAAGTTGCCGGAGCAAAGGTCAGATGAAGATGAGTGCAGCTCATCCACAAGTTCCACAGAACGTTCGGAAGGAGACTGCAGGGAAAGGTGAGTGAAGACCAGAGAAAATAACATACACCTGAAATTGAATATAATCACCATACTGATTTCTATGTATATAATTAGCTCTGGAAAGTCTATATTgacatatttgcttttttacatTGCTTGAGTAAATTTGCTGTGTAATCCATGATTAATGCAGGAAGACTGAATCCAGCGACATGCAAGATTTAGTCCACATGATGACCCAGACGTTGAGAATGGATATTGGAGACGGTGTGAGTGAGGTGGACAAAGGCAGATTTGGCTCTACGGCTTTACCAGAATTTAAACTGAATAGGAAGTACAGAGATACCCTGGTGCTTCATGGGAAGGCTCGAGAGGAAGCAGAGAACTTGTCACTGGGAGAAATTCCAATAGGTTAGATACTTTAAACTCTATCATCATCAGTCAACCATTCTGGAGCTTTCTTGAGTTTAACCAGCTTTTCTCTCTGAAAGGCTCCACGTCTGGTCCAGCCAAGGTCAGGAGAGCCATAGAAAACTTGAGAACAGATGTGGTGAAGGGTTTGGGGGTCAAGCTCCTGGACAGAGTTCTGGAAATCATGGAGGTGGAGGATGACACCAAACGAGAAGTATGCTTTTAAAGAAGTAAATCACATCACACAATTCATTTACCTGTTATTTGTTTCCAAAATGATCACAGTTggcctcctttttctccttgcAGCTGTGCCTTCGTAACCAGATGGGAGATGATAAGTACCAAGCCTATGCTGTGATGGTGAGGCAGCTGAAATTCTTTGAGGATATTGCCATCAATGTTTAATGAAAATGCTGTATAAACAGGAGCGTACACATTCGCATTTCTATGACACCACTATTTAGAAGAGGTTAGCATCTAGAAAGATCTCTAACGGAAAACTTTGTCTTTTAGAGAACTTTTACAATTTTCAAGTAGAAACTTGTATGATGTTgttcatgaaaatgaatatttcctGCCAAAAAACAACCTGCTTCTTTCTGGTTGTCATGGAATTTCCATGACGCAACTGCTATTGTGAGCAATCTTATGTAAATGACTGTACAATcgtttggtttttttcctcGTTCTTCAAACACGGAATTTGTTACTACACCTGTAATTTCAGGATTTCTATGCAAAGAGTTTGAGTCATGTTTAAGCACTCCTTGTCTTTCTACTTTCTTTAGTGGATACTTGTGATTGTTTGTAAGGCAAGCTAGAATTTCAATAACTGTTTTACTTATGCCGTATCTTTGAAGATACTAGGTCACTTCTTCTgctgtattgtattttttcttaaacacaATAATGTAGATCTATTGTagatagaaacatttaaatattttctattcaagctcatttgtttttgttgttgtttatacCCATTTTCCATAATTTTGAAGaccacaataaaacaatgtttcattGACACCAACAAAAAAGGGGGAATGCACTTAATAAAAACTGCATCTTTGTCCAAAATAGCATAGTGAATAACTCATGCAAAAAAACCCAcctctaaataaaaataaaacatcccatttataaaacagaatatcagatgtttattttttggacaaaagtaATTCATTATCAAACACTGTTACAATGTTTCTTTCCCAAATGCTTCAAATGTGAACAGTGAGGGGAAAGGATGTATTATCAGCCGGGGAAGGGACAGATGTGAGTTacttgtgtttcttcttcttgagAGTTTCCTGAGGTTTTTGGCTGGACTCCCCGCAGGTCTCTGGTATAATTGGCTGCCAGGACAGAGGATTATTTCTGTACATGGGCCATGGAGGCAGCGTCAACTACAGACAaggacagaaaaatacattttaaaatggtgGCTGTTAATGGGTCCCCAGAAGAAGTACTTTCATGCTATACAACCACAGGACAGGCAACAATGAGAAATGTTGTCATATTTTACTAATCTATGGCGTTGTCTAGTGTACAGTGGCAGAAAGTGAATTACACATAGCTATGTATCCTCCCTTCCCTCAAATAAAGCACATaccaatgcaaaaaaacaacttaccaCACAGGATACAGCAAAGCCAGCCATGACGATGTACACTGTCCACCCAAACTGTTCAATGATCAGACCATACACGAATCCAATAGTCTGGAAGG
This portion of the Anoplopoma fimbria isolate UVic2021 breed Golden Eagle Sablefish chromosome 17, Afim_UVic_2022, whole genome shotgun sequence genome encodes:
- the spcs1 gene encoding signal peptidase complex subunit 1; this encodes MLSMFKSIPSHMDYKGQKLAEQIFQGIILISATIGFVYGLIIEQFGWTVYIVMAGFAVSCVLTLPPWPMYRNNPLSWQPIIPETCGESSQKPQETLKKKKHK
- the nek4 gene encoding serine/threonine-protein kinase Nek4, giving the protein MNNYVFIRVVGRGSYGEVNLVKHKTDRKQYVIKKLNLTTSSKRERRSAEQEAQLLSQLRHPNIVTYRESWEGDDCQLYIVMGFCEGGDLYHRLKQQKGELLPERQVVEWFVQIAMALQYLHERNILHRDLKTQNIFLTKTNIIKVGDLGIARVLENQNDMASTLIGTPYYMSPELFSNKPYNHKSDVWALGCCVYEMSTLKHAFNAKDMNSLVYRIVEGKLPQMPSRYDLQLGELIKSMLCKKPEDRPDVKLILRQPYIKRQIAMFLEATKEKTAKSRKKAVGGSGDCRANSGPSVVSCLPKPERIPQPEPLARVKRKEEKSHQHKVQNGLGDFTPVQTPRPPKSSSADALNASIASLATISNINVQLQEDEDLMNRQVKGPQSVVSHHRIGNEPMTHSVYSKGRGKPDPSPPPSPVKPPLKSVSGVGSWGADERRASNGLLDIHPQATPSPGDTFSVCGEKQMSDVGDKDDTMELLKEADMQNPKLEVKSEGAFSIHERRSAHKSNIENIETVVEVNMDGKSDTVTLLKGAPTPQHTSDIQDSLESTEKLLEPLPPTLEPVREESPLPAVRPLGPTAPYQAPLYFSSDPSIPQQHRGRDIRRTHGDQDKSKVTAPRPLPPPPVESIAVDSRKRSRRGTEGKKASEAATSTSVSSSKDGFLPLPQDRLLSARERRRLRQSGEIASQPGVSVIRRASYDVSSTKDEHYNAPVTRSVSDSITGTNCKQDKLPEQRSDEDECSSSTSSTERSEGDCRERKTESSDMQDLVHMMTQTLRMDIGDGVSEVDKGRFGSTALPEFKLNRKYRDTLVLHGKAREEAENLSLGEIPIGSTSGPAKVRRAIENLRTDVVKGLGVKLLDRVLEIMEVEDDTKRELCLRNQMGDDKYQAYAVMVRQLKFFEDIAINV